In Balneolales bacterium ANBcel1, one genomic interval encodes:
- the der gene encoding ribosome biogenesis GTPase Der — protein MLPAVAIVGRPNVGKSTLFNRLLGERQAIVDDVSGVTRDRHYGESYWNGRDFTVIDTGGYLPDKGNVIVTGIRNQVEIAIREADVIVFVVDVQIGLTGDDEVVANILRKQDKPVLVVANKADKTDQSWGASDFYKLGFEHIFPVSALSGTGTGELLDYLVTRLPEETEQDSVEPWPKIAIVGRPNVGKSSLINALLKDERCIVTDIAGTTRDSVNSRLDYQDKTYTLVDTAGLRKRTKITDSIEFYSTLRTEKSIRECDVSVIMVDAHQGFEVQDVRLMRMAEKFNKGMVIVLNKWDLVEKETNTAKSYIDRIHKRVPSLDFVPVITSSAKTGQRIHRVLQECEEIIQERSKKIPTSRLNRFLEEITRIRPLPFVRGHQLKIKYMTQVKHKPPVFAFFMNVPRELPANYRRYIENRLRETFGFKGVPVTMVFKEK, from the coding sequence ATGCTTCCAGCAGTTGCAATTGTAGGCCGGCCGAACGTCGGAAAATCCACCCTGTTTAACAGGTTGCTTGGCGAGCGGCAAGCCATTGTTGATGATGTGTCCGGTGTCACGAGAGACAGGCACTACGGAGAGTCCTATTGGAACGGGCGAGATTTTACAGTGATCGACACCGGAGGCTATTTGCCGGACAAGGGGAATGTCATCGTCACAGGAATTCGCAACCAGGTGGAAATTGCCATCCGTGAAGCGGATGTGATCGTTTTCGTTGTGGATGTTCAAATCGGCCTTACCGGCGATGATGAGGTGGTCGCCAATATCCTTCGAAAACAGGATAAACCGGTGCTGGTAGTTGCCAACAAGGCGGATAAAACCGATCAATCGTGGGGCGCTTCCGATTTCTACAAACTGGGCTTTGAGCACATTTTCCCGGTTTCGGCACTATCCGGTACCGGCACGGGGGAACTGCTCGATTATCTTGTGACCCGGCTGCCAGAGGAAACGGAGCAGGATTCCGTTGAACCCTGGCCGAAAATCGCTATTGTCGGGCGACCGAATGTCGGTAAAAGCAGCCTGATCAATGCACTTCTGAAGGATGAACGCTGCATTGTCACGGATATCGCCGGCACGACCCGCGATTCCGTCAACAGCCGGCTCGATTACCAGGACAAGACCTACACGCTTGTTGATACGGCCGGGCTCCGCAAGCGGACAAAAATCACCGACAGCATTGAGTTTTACAGCACATTGCGAACAGAGAAAAGCATTCGGGAGTGCGATGTTTCCGTAATTATGGTTGATGCGCATCAGGGATTCGAGGTGCAGGATGTCAGGCTAATGCGTATGGCCGAGAAGTTCAACAAAGGCATGGTCATCGTACTCAACAAATGGGATCTTGTCGAAAAAGAGACCAATACCGCAAAATCGTATATCGACCGGATCCACAAAAGAGTTCCAAGCCTTGACTTTGTGCCGGTGATCACCTCATCCGCCAAAACCGGACAGCGAATCCACCGGGTGCTGCAGGAGTGTGAGGAGATTATTCAGGAACGAAGCAAGAAGATCCCGACATCCCGCTTAAACCGGTTCCTGGAGGAGATCACCCGAATCCGGCCGCTGCCGTTTGTACGGGGACATCAGCTGAAAATCAAATACATGACCCAGGTCAAGCACAAGCCCCCGGTATTTGCCTTTTTTATGAATGTGCCCCGAGAGCTTCCTGCAAACTACAGACGATATATTGAGAACAGGCTCCGTGAAACGTTTGGCTTCAAGGGAGTACCCGTGACCATGGTTTTCAAGGAAAAGTAA
- a CDS encoding NADH-quinone oxidoreductase subunit I, with product MPENLEKPRTNAVHGDPRNERNLNFLERIYLPEVLRGLWYTLKQMFQPKFTMQYPEERFDPPPIFRGRPVLVEDNGQERCVACGLCARACPPLAISMQASENSDDPKERYPDFFEINMLRCIYCGYCEEVCPEEAIVMSKDYDLVFANREEAVYDKSKLLVAKEELQERLDFLREYKNRQFGQFWNFQEENNIHSVRNRDKRWETSLSLVEMIEQQRKEGKQPQLDRE from the coding sequence ATGCCCGAAAATCTGGAAAAGCCAAGAACGAACGCGGTTCACGGTGACCCTCGCAATGAGCGCAACCTGAATTTTCTGGAGCGTATTTACCTGCCTGAAGTGTTGCGCGGATTGTGGTACACCCTGAAACAGATGTTTCAGCCGAAATTCACCATGCAGTATCCTGAGGAACGGTTTGATCCGCCTCCCATTTTTCGCGGCCGGCCGGTGCTGGTTGAAGACAACGGACAGGAGCGATGTGTTGCTTGCGGCTTGTGCGCGCGCGCATGCCCGCCGCTCGCCATAAGCATGCAGGCCTCCGAAAACAGCGATGACCCCAAGGAGCGGTACCCCGACTTTTTTGAGATTAACATGCTGCGTTGCATCTATTGCGGTTACTGCGAAGAGGTGTGCCCGGAAGAGGCGATCGTCATGAGCAAGGACTACGACCTGGTATTCGCCAATAGGGAAGAGGCGGTTTACGACAAGTCCAAGCTGCTGGTGGCCAAGGAAGAGCTTCAGGAAAGACTCGATTTTTTGAGAGAATACAAAAACCGCCAATTCGGACAGTTCTGGAATTTTCAGGAGGAAAACAACATTCACTCGGTTCGTAACCGCGACAAGCGCTGGGAAACCAGCCTGTCTCTGGTTGAAATGATTGAGCAGCAGAGGAAAGAGGGG